From the genome of Phytohabitans rumicis, one region includes:
- a CDS encoding adenosine deaminase, whose translation MVPIAYEDIVKAPKALLHDHLDGGLRPATIVELAAEVGHELPHSDPDELGRWFVAAADSGSLERYLETFAHTVAVMQTEPALRRVAAECALDLAADGVVYAEVRFAPEQHLSRGLTLEQVVEAVLEGFAEGAELAAGTGRPVRIGTLLTAMRHAARSQEIAELAVRYRDTGVVGFDIAGAEAGFPPTRHLDAFEYLQRENFHFTIHAGEAFGLPSIWQAIQWCGADRLGHGVRIVDDITGDSLGRLAAYVRDKRIPLELCPSSNVQTGAAPSIAEHPIGLLRDLRFRVTVNTDNRLMSGTSMSREMALLVEAFGYGWAELQWFTINAMKSAFIPFDERLAIINEVIKPAYAKLL comes from the coding sequence ATGGTCCCAATCGCTTACGAGGACATCGTCAAGGCCCCGAAGGCGCTGCTGCACGACCACCTCGACGGCGGCCTGCGCCCGGCGACGATCGTGGAGCTCGCGGCCGAGGTGGGCCATGAGCTGCCGCATTCCGATCCGGACGAGCTCGGCCGGTGGTTCGTGGCGGCTGCTGACTCGGGGTCGTTGGAACGCTACCTGGAGACATTCGCGCACACCGTGGCCGTGATGCAGACGGAGCCGGCGCTGCGCCGTGTCGCCGCGGAGTGCGCGCTGGACCTGGCCGCCGACGGCGTGGTGTACGCCGAGGTGCGTTTCGCGCCCGAGCAGCACCTGTCCCGCGGGCTGACCCTGGAGCAGGTCGTCGAGGCGGTGCTGGAGGGCTTCGCCGAGGGCGCCGAGCTGGCGGCCGGTACGGGCCGGCCGGTCCGGATCGGCACGCTGCTCACCGCGATGCGGCACGCGGCCCGCTCGCAGGAGATCGCCGAGCTGGCCGTGCGCTATCGGGACACCGGCGTGGTGGGGTTCGACATCGCCGGCGCCGAGGCCGGGTTCCCGCCCACCCGGCACCTGGACGCGTTCGAGTACCTGCAGCGGGAGAACTTCCACTTCACCATCCACGCGGGCGAGGCGTTCGGGCTGCCGTCGATCTGGCAGGCGATCCAGTGGTGCGGCGCCGACCGGCTCGGGCACGGCGTACGGATCGTCGACGACATCACCGGCGACTCCCTGGGGCGGCTGGCGGCGTACGTGCGGGACAAGCGGATCCCGCTGGAGCTGTGCCCGTCCTCCAACGTCCAGACCGGCGCCGCGCCGTCGATCGCCGAGCACCCGATCGGGTTGCTCCGCGACCTGCGGTTCCGGGTCACGGTCAACACGGACAACCGGCTGATGAGCGGCACCTCCATGTCGCGCGAGATGGCCCTGCTGGTGGAAGCGTTCGGGTACGGCTGGGCGGAACTGCAGTGGTTCACCATCAACGCGATGAAGAGCGCGTTCATCCCCTTCGACGAGCGGCTCGCGATCATCAACGAGGTCATCAAGCCGGCGTACGCCAAGTTGTTGTAA